One Clupea harengus chromosome 3, Ch_v2.0.2, whole genome shotgun sequence DNA window includes the following coding sequences:
- the dkk3b gene encoding dickkopf-related protein 3b translates to MLKFVTLYVWLHFFNGVASRTAPYTKNDMKTLDVNLARGHITLNDMFREVEKLMEDTQHKLEEAVQQMNNESAKSLSYAHDLLPNYHNLTSSEDVLEGQAVHIVEQIIKETDNTTGEIHLIQSSDRWNEVDHECLIDEDCADGSYCLYQIRTSKCIPCKATDATCEKDEECCAGQLCVWGSCSGEGKRGQSGSICQYQSDCSPEHCCAFQKELLFPVCTPRPQEHQTCYSHPNLLMDMLLWDVEGPREHCPCAGGLECQPLRRGSLCLDARGSSGEDDSPHPDFM, encoded by the exons ATGCTCAAGTTTGTAACACTCTATGTCTGGCTACATTTTTTCAATGGCGTTGCAAGTCGTACGGCTCCTTACACTAAAAACGACATGAAGACCCTTGATGTGAATCTGGCTCGGGGACACATTACCTTGAACGACATGTTCAGAGAGGTGGAAAAACTGATGGAGGATACGCAGCATAAACTGGAGGAAGCCGTGCAGCAG ATGAACAATGAAAGTGCTAAATCTCTATCTTATGCACACGACCTGCTTCCAAATTATCATAATTTGACAAGTTCCGAGGACGTGCTGGAAGGTCAAGCCGTTCACATAGTTGAACAGATCATTAAG GAAACGGACAATACGACAGGAGAGATTCATCTGATCCAAAGCAGTGACAGGTGGAATGAAGTTGACcat GAGTGCTTGATCGATGAAGACTGTGCAGACGGCAGCTACTGCCTGTACCAGATACGGACCTCCAAATGCATCCCCTGCAAGGCCACCGATGCT ACCTGCGAAAAGGACGAGGAGTGCTGTGCAggccaactgtgtgtgtggggaagttGCTCGGGGGAAGGCAAAAGAGGACAGTCAGGCAGCATCTGCCAGTACCAGAGCGACTGCAGCCCAGAGCACTGCTGTGCCTTTCAGAAGG AGCTGCTCTTTCCAGTGTGCACCCCACGACCCCAGGAGCACCAGACTTGCTACAGCCACCCCAACCTCCTGATGGACATGCTGCTGTGGGACGTGGAAGGCCCAAGGGAACACTGCCCCTGTGCTGGGGGCCTTGAGTGTCAGCCCCTCAG ACGTGGATCCCTCTGCCTGGACGCCAGAGGCTCATCTGGTGAGGATGATAGCCCACATCCAGACTTTATGTAA